The genomic DNA GAGCAGCAGCGCCGCCCCAGCCAGCAGCCTGGTAAATGAATTTTTTTTCATGAAAAAGGATAAGGCAAAGACCTTTGCGCCAAAAGTAGCGACCCCAGCGAAAGACCAGGCACCCGAAGCGCCGCTTTTTTGCCAGAGTTGCTTTTAGCCGCGCTAAAGACTCCCTACCCTCCCCAAAGCTGCTTTAATAACTGCTGTTATGCCACGGGGAGTAGCGCGAACTTTGTAGTTCGCGCTACTCCCCGTGGCCATCTCGAATAAGATAGGGCGTAACAGCAGGTAGTAAGACAAAAGTGCTAAGTAATAAGAGTAGTATTTTTTACTTAAACATTAGTATACTTAGTTATTTTTACTTATTTATTTACTCACTACTGCTACGCAGTCGGGGTCGCCCTCCGCGTGACCCCGACTGCGTAATATCAGTTACTTAATGCACCACGTTTTCGGCCAGCACCAGGAAGCCGCAGCCCGCCAGGTCCAGAAACCTGGCTTCGTCGGGCCGGATAATTTCCAGGTAGCGCGGAGCTTCGAACACCTTGCCGATGTCCTCCACCATGTCGAACCACAGCTCGGTGGTGCCGTCGTAGGCGGGCGGCGGCAGGCCCGGCAGGTGCAGCGGCACGGTGTGGCCCTGCATGTAGCGGCGCACGTACTGCCGCACCTCGGGCAGCGCCATAAACAGGGGCGCGTGCTGGGTTTTGTGATAAGCCACAAACGCTTCGTGGCTCATATCCGGGCGCTTGCGCAGCAGAATGGTGAATTTTATCATGGTCATTTGGGGGTAAAAAGAACGGGGCAAAGGTCCGCCCCTACCCCCCTCCTATTCGTTGACTTCGGTTAAGAAAGCGCCCTACCCCCGCCGGCTCAGCCGCCGCCTAATCCGGCTCAGCGACTCGGGCTGAATGCCCAGGTACGAGGCCAGGTGAAACTGCGACACCTGGCCCAGCAGGGCCGGCTGGGTGGCCCGCACGTGGGCGTAGCGCTGGGCGGGCGTCAGAAATTGCAACAGCTCCGTGCGCTCACTGGCCTGCTGGTACACGTGCTCGGCCATGAGGCGGCCAAACCGCTCCCACACCGCCGACTCGCGGTAGAGCCGCTGCACGTCGGCATAAGCAAAGGCCAGTAAATCACTGGCTTGCAGCGCCTGCCAGGCATAGCGCGAGGGCCGCTGCGTGAGGAAGCCCTGAAAATCGGTGAGAAAGCCGGGGGCCGCCGCGAAGCGGGCGTTGACTTCCCGGCCTTCCGCATCGACATAATACAGGCGCAGCAGGCCGGCGCGCGCAAAAAATACGTGCCCGCACACCTCGCCGGGCCGCAGCAGGTAGTCGCCCTTGGCCACCGCGCGCCCGGTAGCCAGGGGTAGCAACAGGTCAAAATCGGCCGCCGACATGGGCAGCAGCGTGGTGACAAAGGCTCGGAGCGCGTCCATTAACAAGGGAGGGGTAGGGCGGGATATATTGTCATGAAGTTAGTTGTGAAAGTCGGAGCGGTTTTCAAGTCGCTGCCTAGCCCGCAAAGGCAATTACCGGGAAACTGCGCCGAAACGCCCGTTACTTTGCGCATGGCTTCTCCTCCCAACTCATTGCGCCTGCTGGGTGTGCATCACATTGCCATCATCTGCGCCGACTATGCCGTTTCGAAGCGGTTTTATACCGAAGTGCTGGGGTTGGAAATTATCCGCGAAGTGCACCGCGCCGCCCGCGCTTCCTACAAGCTGGATTTGGCTTTGAACGGGCAGTACGTCATCGAGCTGTTTTCTTTCCCTACCCCCCCGCCGCGCCCCAGCCGCCCCGAGGCCACGGGCCTGCGCCACCTGGCCTTCGCGGTGGCCGACGTGGCGGCCGCCGCCCGGCACCTGGTGGCGCACGGCGTGGCCTGCGAGCCCGTGCGGACGGATGAGCTGACGGGCCGGCGCTTCACCTTTTTCCAGGACCCCGACGGGCTGCCGCTGGAGCTTTACGAAGCTGACTTATGAAAAAAAGCTACTTCCTGCTGCTCTTGCTGGCACTGGCTGGCTGCGCCGGCACCCGCCCGCCTACCCACCCCCTGGCCGCCGATAATTACTGCGAGCCGCCGCTGCTCTACCACTACGACCCGGCCCTGGCCCCGCAAACCGACCTGGCCGTGGCCCTTACCCCGGCGCTGCTGGCCCGCTACCCCCGCCGCACCCTGCTCACGGCCAACGCCCTGGGTTTGCTGCCCGGCCTGCGCCAGCTGCTGGCCCTGCAAGCCGCCGCCCGCCAGCAGCCCGGCCCGGCCGCCGCGCTGGCCGTGGCCGAGCAGCGCCAGCGCCTGCTGGCCCAGGTGGTGCTGGCCGGCACCACCATCGGCAGCGTGGCCGCCGAGCTGGATTGCGAAGGCGAGCGCGCCGACCAGCTTTCTACCTACCTGGCCAAGCTGGATAGCCGCCGCGTGCAGCGCTACAACACGTTTTCGCTGCTGGCGGGGGCTGGCAGCGGCATCGGGGCCACGGTGGCCAGCGCCCAGGGCGGGCAGTACGGCTTCGCCATCGGGGGCGGCGTGCTCACGGCGGTTCTGGGGCTACTGGCCCTCAAGCCACCCAAATACACGGCCGATTTTCAGCACCCGCGCAACTTGCTGACCGCCGTGTGGACTGAGCAGGCCGACTCGGCCCGGTGGCCGCCCAGCCTGTGGTATCTGCTCACGAACCCGGCGTTCAGCAACTACGGCCGGGCCAGCATCGCCCACAACACGCGCCTGCGCTGGCAGCACTACGGCCCGCTGGCCCACCCCGACTCGAAGGCCAGCCAGCAGCTGGCGGCCCTGCTCTTCGGCTCCGGCGGCCAATATTCGGGCGACCAGCTCGCCGTGCGGGCCGACCTGCTCAACGAGCTGCAAGCCGCCGTGCGCCTCTTCGACCAGGAGCGGCAAAGCTTATTGCTGACGCTGAACGAGGAGTGAGCTACTCCCTACCCCCCTCCAACACCCGGATGATGTTGGCGGTCGTGTCCACTTCCCCGATGCGGGGAAAAATAACCCGCAGGCTGTTTTCCTGGGCGCTGGCTACCATATCCGTCATGGCGTCCTGGGCGAAGGTCAGGTTGTAGCCGCGCTCATTGGCGGCGCGGGCGGTGCTCTCGACCCCGATGCTGGTGGACACGCCCGCCAGCACGATGCCCGTTACGCCGCGCTGCCGCAGCGCCTCCTCTAGCCCCGTGTTATAAAAAGCGCCCCAGCTGTGCTTGGTAATTCGGATATCATCGGGCGCGGGCGCGATTTCGGGAGTCAGTGCGAGCGCTTCGGGTGGAAAAACGGTGCGCGCGGGCCGCTGGGCGTCGTTGCGCAGGTCGGGCCGGTTGGCAGGGTCCACGGTGACGAGCACCACGGGCTGGCCCGCCCGCCGAAACGCGGCCAGCAGTTGGCTGGCATTGGCCAGCACGCCACCAATGGGGTCCACGACGGGCATTTGGACTATCGCCTGCTGCAAGTCAATCAGCACGAGGGCGGTGTTTTTATCGAGGGCAGTTACCATGAGAAAAGGGAAGGTGATTAAAAATTAAAAATGATAAATTAAAAATCTGATTGTCTGATTGCTGTTTCGGTGCAAAAGAGCCTTACGCCCGCACGGCCTAGGCAGCCTGGGCGACCGGCAGGGGGGTAGGGGCCGCCGGCGCGGCGGCGCGGGTCTGGCGCAGGTTGCGCAAATACAGCAGCCCGATGAGCAGCGCTAACCCGCCCTCGGCCAGCACGGTGGCGCGCACGCCCACCCGCTGCGACACCGCCCCCACCGCCAGGCTGCCCAGCGGCAGCGCGCCCGTGTACATCAGCACGTAGAGGCTGATGACGCGCCCGCGCATGGCCGGCTGCACGGTAGTTTGCAGTAGCGTCACGTTGAGCGTATTCTGCACCATCATCCCGAACGAGCTTCCCACCAGGAAAGCCAGCGCCAGCCAGTACCAGGGCGTGTAGGCAAACAGTAGCAGCCCTACCCCCAGCACGAAGGCACCAATGGTCATCACCCGGTTGAGGTCGGTGCCGGGGGGTAGGGACGTGAGGTAGAGTGCCGCCGCGAAGCCGCCCAGCCCCATAGCGCCGTCGAGCAGGCCGAAGGTGGCGGCCGTGCCGTGAAAAACATCCTTCGCAAACACCGGCATGAGCGTGGCGAAGGGCAGCACCAGCAAGGCCATCAGCCCGATAGAGAGCAGAATAAACCGAATGGCCGGCGTGTCGCGCACGTAGCGCAGGCCGTCGGCCAGCTCGTCGCGCAGGGCCTGCGGGCGCGGCTTGGGCACGAAGGCCGGCAGCCGCAGCGCCAGCAGCGACCCAATGACGGCCACGAAGCTGAGCGCGTTCAGCCCGAAGCAGGCCGCCGCCCCCAGCCGCTCGATGGCGAAGCCCGCCACGGCCGGCCCCAGCAGCTTGCTCAGGTTCACCATCGTCGAGTTGAGAG from Hymenobacter psoromatis includes the following:
- a CDS encoding hydrolase, with the translated sequence MVTALDKNTALVLIDLQQAIVQMPVVDPIGGVLANASQLLAAFRRAGQPVVLVTVDPANRPDLRNDAQRPARTVFPPEALALTPEIAPAPDDIRITKHSWGAFYNTGLEEALRQRGVTGIVLAGVSTSIGVESTARAANERGYNLTFAQDAMTDMVASAQENSLRVIFPRIGEVDTTANIIRVLEGGRE
- a CDS encoding MFS transporter, whose amino-acid sequence is MKSEAFRALRNRNFRLFFAGQSLSLLGTWMQKTAVSWVVYAQTHSKLMLGVSVFATLFPSALFSLLGGVVTDRYARYRVLLATQVLSLAQAALLALAVFFDKQDAVWEIIGLSAVLGIINAFDVPARQSLVYELVADKQDLPNAVALNSTMVNLSKLLGPAVAGFAIERLGAAACFGLNALSFVAVIGSLLALRLPAFVPKPRPQALRDELADGLRYVRDTPAIRFILLSIGLMALLVLPFATLMPVFAKDVFHGTAATFGLLDGAMGLGGFAAALYLTSLPPGTDLNRVMTIGAFVLGVGLLLFAYTPWYWLALAFLVGSSFGMMVQNTLNVTLLQTTVQPAMRGRVISLYVLMYTGALPLGSLAVGAVSQRVGVRATVLAEGGLALLIGLLYLRNLRQTRAAAPAAPTPLPVAQAA
- a CDS encoding ethyl tert-butyl ether degradation protein EthD codes for the protein MIKFTILLRKRPDMSHEAFVAYHKTQHAPLFMALPEVRQYVRRYMQGHTVPLHLPGLPPPAYDGTTELWFDMVEDIGKVFEAPRYLEIIRPDEARFLDLAGCGFLVLAENVVH
- a CDS encoding Crp/Fnr family transcriptional regulator, producing the protein MDALRAFVTTLLPMSAADFDLLLPLATGRAVAKGDYLLRPGEVCGHVFFARAGLLRLYYVDAEGREVNARFAAAPGFLTDFQGFLTQRPSRYAWQALQASDLLAFAYADVQRLYRESAVWERFGRLMAEHVYQQASERTELLQFLTPAQRYAHVRATQPALLGQVSQFHLASYLGIQPESLSRIRRRLSRRG